A stretch of the Campylobacter concisus genome encodes the following:
- a CDS encoding ABC transporter substrate-binding protein, with product MKRILLVFFLLFGTLSYANENAVVVAIEEQTPRINPLYDEDHDPTLSLVFSGLTSHDENSNVVPELAKSWQVSNDGLKYIFELRDDAFWHDGVKFSAKDVKFTIEAAQDKKLNAPAISNYEVVKSVEILGDYKVKITLNEPFPPFLDALSFGVLPEHILKGKDISTDKFNDAPIGTGAYKLVKWKKDESLEFAANEKFYKGEPKIKRVFFKIVGDENLRLVGLKSGEIDVALISPTGVNFIKDDKKLSLLKFKSADYRALMFNFNDPLFQDKNVRIALNYAVNKDEIVKKLFHGYASVANNPIEKSFANDSEFKFSYDPQKAMELLEKSGFKKNKAGFFEKDGKELGFDIYAFNNDILRVNLAKILSSELNKFGVRAKAYAKPRTAFSISEVDSFIIGWGSPFDPDFHTYRIFGGFADVSVNENGWNFNHYKDANVDLALKNARYTKDVELRKKYYKEFLKALHKNPPYIFIAYLDYPLVFNNKISGIKTQILGHHGAGFLWNIREWQVK from the coding sequence ATGAAGAGAATTTTGCTTGTCTTTTTTTTGTTGTTTGGTACTCTTTCTTATGCAAATGAAAATGCCGTTGTGGTCGCTATCGAGGAGCAAACACCTCGTATAAATCCACTCTATGATGAGGATCATGATCCTACGCTTTCGCTAGTTTTTTCTGGACTTACTAGCCACGATGAAAATAGCAACGTCGTGCCAGAGCTTGCGAAGTCTTGGCAAGTAAGCAACGATGGGCTGAAGTATATTTTTGAGCTAAGAGATGATGCCTTTTGGCATGATGGGGTAAAATTTAGCGCAAAGGACGTTAAATTTACTATCGAAGCGGCTCAAGATAAGAAGCTAAATGCGCCTGCTATCTCAAATTATGAAGTCGTAAAAAGCGTTGAAATTCTAGGGGATTATAAAGTAAAGATTACGCTTAATGAGCCGTTTCCGCCATTTCTTGACGCACTTAGTTTTGGTGTTTTGCCTGAGCACATTTTAAAAGGCAAAGATATCTCAACCGATAAATTTAACGACGCTCCCATTGGCACTGGCGCATATAAGCTAGTAAAATGGAAAAAAGATGAGAGCTTGGAATTCGCGGCAAATGAGAAATTTTACAAGGGTGAGCCAAAGATAAAAAGGGTATTTTTTAAAATTGTTGGTGATGAAAATTTAAGGCTCGTTGGGCTTAAAAGTGGTGAGATCGATGTCGCGCTCATCTCTCCAACTGGTGTAAATTTCATAAAAGATGATAAAAAATTAAGCTTGCTTAAGTTTAAAAGCGCGGATTATAGAGCTTTGATGTTTAACTTTAATGATCCTCTTTTTCAAGATAAAAATGTAAGAATCGCCCTAAACTACGCGGTAAATAAAGATGAGATAGTTAAAAAATTATTTCACGGATATGCAAGCGTGGCGAATAATCCGATAGAAAAAAGCTTTGCAAATGACAGCGAGTTTAAATTTAGCTACGATCCGCAAAAGGCTATGGAGCTGCTTGAAAAGAGTGGCTTTAAGAAAAACAAGGCTGGCTTTTTTGAAAAGGACGGCAAGGAGCTTGGCTTTGACATCTACGCCTTTAATAACGACATCTTAAGGGTTAATCTAGCCAAAATTTTAAGCAGTGAGCTAAATAAATTTGGCGTGAGAGCCAAAGCCTACGCAAAGCCAAGAACAGCCTTTAGTATAAGCGAGGTTGATAGCTTTATCATCGGCTGGGGAAGTCCGTTTGACCCAGATTTTCACACGTACAGGATCTTTGGTGGATTTGCTGATGTGAGTGTGAATGAAAATGGCTGGAATTTTAACCACTACAAGGACGCAAACGTCGACCTTGCCTTAAAAAATGCAAGATATACAAAGGATGTGGAGCTTAGGAAAAAATACTATAAAGAATTTCTAAAAGCGCTTCATAAAAACCCACCTTACATTTTTATAGCCTATCTTGACTATCCACTTGTGTTTAATAACAAAATTTCAGGCATAAAGACGCAAATTTTAGGTCACCATGGGGCTGGATTTTTATGGAACATAAGAGAGTGGCAAGTAAAATAA
- a CDS encoding branched-chain amino acid transaminase — MNASEFIWMDGKLVKWDDAKVHVLTHSLHYANAVFEGTRAYKTKKGLAIFRLQDHTKRLLRSAKMTVLNVPYTEEELEKAQIELLRANKYDGNVYIRPLIFLGYGVMGVAHTKAPVQTAIASWEWGAYLGDEGLEKGIRVKISSFAKLAPAAQMNRAKASSNYLSSQMANYEAKEAGYDEALLLDSEGFVAEGPGECFFIVENGVLITPPNDNSLLSITQDTVIRLAHDLDIEVRRERITRDQAYTADEAFFTGTAAEVTPINSIDNRIIGNGARGEVTKRLQKAYFDVVYGLNKKYESFLTYI; from the coding sequence ATGAATGCTTCAGAATTTATCTGGATGGATGGAAAATTAGTTAAATGGGACGATGCAAAAGTACACGTTCTAACTCACTCTTTGCACTACGCTAATGCCGTATTTGAGGGTACAAGAGCTTATAAAACAAAAAAAGGTCTAGCTATTTTTAGACTCCAAGATCACACAAAAAGGCTTTTAAGATCAGCAAAAATGACTGTTTTAAATGTACCTTACACTGAGGAAGAGCTTGAAAAAGCGCAAATAGAGCTTCTTCGCGCAAACAAATATGACGGCAATGTTTATATTCGCCCACTTATATTTTTAGGATACGGCGTAATGGGTGTAGCTCACACAAAAGCACCAGTGCAAACTGCTATCGCTTCATGGGAATGGGGTGCTTATCTTGGCGATGAAGGCCTAGAAAAAGGTATCAGAGTTAAAATTTCAAGCTTTGCCAAACTCGCACCTGCTGCTCAAATGAACAGAGCAAAAGCTAGCTCAAACTACCTAAGCTCACAAATGGCAAACTACGAGGCAAAAGAGGCTGGATACGACGAGGCGCTACTTCTTGATAGCGAGGGCTTTGTGGCTGAAGGTCCAGGCGAGTGCTTCTTTATCGTTGAAAATGGCGTTTTAATCACTCCACCAAACGACAACAGCCTACTTAGCATCACTCAAGATACAGTCATAAGACTTGCTCATGATCTTGACATTGAAGTAAGAAGGGAGCGCATCACAAGAGATCAGGCATATACAGCTGACGAGGCATTTTTCACAGGTACTGCAGCCGAAGTAACGCCGATAAATAGCATAGATAACCGAATCATTGGTAATGGTGCTAGAGGCGAAGTGACAAAGAGACTACAAAAAGCTTATTTTGACGTGGTTTATGGTCTAAATAAAAAATATGAATCATTTTTAACATATATTTAA
- a CDS encoding ABC transporter permease: protein MFRAILKTAISSLGLLFFISFFLFLLIYFLPGNVTDAIFLRSEALSVAIKEQILENLGLKDGFFVQYFRWLTHFVTGDFGTSFVSGASVFLLIKERLLNSLILFFASFFLIVFLSFFLGFLSAIYKNKFADIFINFSSFLLASLPHFYVALVLIAIFSVYLNVLPSSGANELGSSGVGAKFIILPTLAIILPHLGANVKFVRDRLNQSLNADFIQTAHARGLGRGKIYLFAIKHASTDIVYYFATLVAGVFAGSYVIESIFSFPGIGKLSLDAVIAKDYPVALATILLTAVFVVFANLLAKIFAILADKRNL from the coding sequence TTGTTTAGAGCCATTTTAAAAACAGCGATCTCAAGCCTTGGATTACTGTTTTTCATCTCATTTTTTCTATTTTTGCTCATATATTTTTTGCCAGGAAACGTCACTGACGCGATATTTTTGCGAAGTGAAGCGCTAAGCGTTGCTATAAAAGAGCAAATTTTAGAAAATTTGGGGCTAAAAGATGGCTTTTTTGTGCAGTATTTTAGATGGCTGACTCACTTTGTGACAGGGGATTTTGGCACTAGCTTTGTAAGTGGGGCAAGCGTTTTTTTGCTCATTAAAGAGAGGCTTTTAAACTCACTTATTTTATTTTTTGCTTCGTTTTTTCTGATAGTTTTTTTATCATTTTTCTTAGGATTTTTAAGCGCCATTTATAAGAATAAATTTGCCGATATCTTTATAAATTTTAGCTCATTTTTACTGGCTTCACTGCCGCATTTTTACGTAGCTCTCGTGCTTATAGCGATCTTTAGTGTATATCTAAACGTGCTTCCAAGCTCTGGGGCAAACGAACTAGGATCTAGCGGCGTCGGAGCTAAATTTATCATCTTGCCAACGCTTGCCATCATTTTGCCACACCTTGGCGCAAACGTGAAATTTGTAAGAGACAGGCTAAATCAAAGCCTAAACGCTGATTTTATCCAGACAGCTCACGCTAGAGGTTTGGGGCGCGGCAAAATTTATCTCTTTGCCATAAAGCACGCAAGCACCGATATAGTCTATTATTTTGCAACCCTTGTGGCCGGCGTTTTTGCTGGATCATACGTCATCGAGAGCATTTTTTCATTTCCAGGCATAGGCAAGCTTAGCCTTGATGCGGTGATCGCCAAAGACTATCCAGTCGCACTTGCGACCATTTTGCTAACGGCTGTTTTTGTTGTTTTTGCAAATTTACTGGCTAAAATTTTCGCCATCTTGGCAGATAAAAGAAATTTATGA
- a CDS encoding thiol:disulfide interchange protein DsbA/DsbL, which translates to MKLIKILILSAFFALNLSALTEGVEYQTLVKPLNVPKNSVVKVFSYDCPHCYKFDRTITKKLMSKLEDVKFIPYHLSTKGKLGETASKIFAALISIDEANGTDLLSDESKFKQAKFAIYKARHDEKDDFSDGKDKEKFINLALKAAHVSKDDYEKALNSDRAKELLDAWFASYDVASISGVPAFVVSGKYLINLNAASSIDEMVKIIQELLDK; encoded by the coding sequence ATGAAGCTTATAAAAATACTAATTTTAAGTGCGTTTTTTGCGCTAAATTTATCAGCACTAACTGAAGGTGTGGAGTATCAAACTCTAGTAAAACCGCTTAATGTGCCTAAAAACTCGGTCGTTAAGGTCTTTAGCTACGACTGCCCACACTGCTATAAATTTGACCGAACGATTACAAAAAAGCTGATGTCAAAGCTTGAAGATGTGAAATTTATCCCATATCACCTAAGCACAAAAGGCAAGCTTGGCGAGACCGCGAGTAAAATTTTTGCCGCTCTTATATCGATAGATGAGGCAAATGGCACTGATCTACTAAGCGATGAGTCTAAATTTAAGCAAGCAAAATTTGCGATCTATAAAGCAAGACATGATGAAAAAGATGATTTTAGTGATGGCAAAGACAAAGAGAAATTTATAAATTTAGCCCTTAAAGCAGCTCACGTGAGCAAAGACGACTACGAAAAAGCACTAAATAGCGACCGAGCAAAAGAGCTTTTAGATGCGTGGTTTGCCTCTTATGATGTGGCAAGTATCAGCGGTGTGCCAGCTTTTGTAGTAAGTGGCAAATACTTAATAAATTTAAACGCAGCTTCATCAATCGATGAGATGGTAAAGATCATACAAGAGCTTTTAGATAAGTAG
- a CDS encoding DUF2393 family protein, which translates to MLNSIKHNLLFVLQNAKLIDFLTYGWIFLAFILIVLLGIFIAIKSWWQIGFLFILAAFFGLFVGNYYANKYINENLRPVSISKIITKQLQYVDALMVDFNITNNSNNALSICKIELDFYLSSRQNTKDFFNSLNPFARKRIILNEEFLPKQSIEVKEFVNDFAFIDYNISKKVECF; encoded by the coding sequence ATGTTAAATAGCATTAAGCACAACTTGCTTTTTGTATTGCAAAATGCAAAGCTCATTGATTTTCTAACCTATGGCTGGATATTTTTAGCATTTATACTAATTGTGCTTTTAGGAATTTTTATCGCGATAAAGTCGTGGTGGCAGATAGGATTTTTATTTATTTTGGCTGCTTTTTTCGGACTTTTTGTAGGTAATTACTACGCGAACAAATATATAAATGAAAATTTAAGGCCAGTTAGCATAAGCAAAATAATAACCAAGCAGCTTCAATATGTCGATGCGTTAATGGTTGATTTTAATATTACAAATAATTCAAATAATGCACTTAGTATCTGTAAAATCGAGCTTGACTTCTATCTAAGCTCGAGACAAAATACGAAAGACTTTTTTAACTCACTTAACCCATTTGCTAGAAAAAGAATCATCTTAAACGAGGAATTTTTACCAAAGCAAAGCATTGAAGTTAAAGAATTTGTCAATGATTTCGCATTTATAGACTACAATATCTCTAAAAAAGTGGAGTGTTTTTGA
- the bcp gene encoding thioredoxin-dependent thiol peroxidase: MSEFSKTDLERKITLEVGDKAPEFEALNQDGVKVALKDFVGKNVVLYFYPKDNTPGCTTEACEFSANYDQFIKNDTVIIGVSPDSVKSHAGFIEKQNLKHILLSDEDKEISKLYGVWQVKKNYGKEYLGIVRSTFVIGKDGKIAKIYKSVKAKDHAAKVLADLVK; the protein is encoded by the coding sequence ATGAGCGAATTTAGCAAAACAGACTTAGAAAGAAAGATAACGCTTGAGGTTGGCGATAAAGCGCCAGAGTTTGAAGCGCTAAATCAAGACGGTGTAAAGGTCGCATTAAAAGACTTTGTGGGCAAAAATGTAGTGCTTTACTTCTACCCAAAGGACAACACTCCTGGCTGCACAACTGAGGCTTGTGAATTTAGCGCAAACTACGATCAATTTATCAAAAATGACACCGTCATCATCGGCGTTAGCCCAGATAGCGTGAAGTCGCATGCGGGCTTTATCGAAAAGCAAAATTTAAAGCACATCCTCTTAAGCGACGAGGATAAAGAAATTTCAAAGCTTTATGGTGTTTGGCAAGTTAAGAAAAACTACGGCAAAGAGTATCTTGGTATCGTTAGAAGCACCTTTGTGATCGGCAAAGATGGCAAGATCGCTAAAATTTATAAAAGCGTAAAAGCCAAAGACCACGCCGCAAAAGTGCTAGCTGATCTTGTAAAATAA
- a CDS encoding prohibitin family protein, translating into MPADLNDYFNKKKPGNDNRGSSQNSDKEPPFKKDFKMPNLPSGFGKFGALAYIVIAIIAIFAITQPFKVIHSGEVGIKSTAGKYEPNPLQPGFHFFLPFIQDIIIVDTRVRIINYTSGEDMGESMQKSYQGVGAGILRKNSISVLDARNLPVSIDITVQYRLNPENAPQTIASWGLSWESKIVDPVVRDVVRSIAGKYTAEELPTKRNDLARQIDDGIRKDIDSQPNKPVELLTVQLREIILPSKVKEQIERVQIAKQEAERTKYEVERANQEALKQAALAEGTAKAAIIEAKGKADAIKIEADATAYANKEVAKSVDQNLLNLKQIETQNKFNEALKENKDAKIFLTPGGAVPNIWLDAKDRAKASSVSER; encoded by the coding sequence ATGCCCGCTGATTTAAACGATTATTTCAATAAAAAAAAGCCAGGTAATGACAACAGAGGCTCAAGTCAAAATAGCGACAAAGAGCCGCCTTTCAAAAAGGACTTTAAAATGCCAAATTTACCAAGTGGTTTTGGTAAATTTGGAGCACTTGCCTACATTGTAATTGCAATTATTGCTATTTTTGCTATCACTCAGCCATTTAAAGTGATTCACTCAGGCGAAGTTGGCATAAAATCTACAGCAGGTAAATACGAGCCAAATCCTTTACAGCCAGGCTTTCACTTCTTTTTACCTTTTATCCAAGACATCATCATCGTAGATACCAGAGTTAGGATCATAAACTATACTTCTGGCGAGGATATGGGCGAATCAATGCAAAAATCATATCAAGGCGTTGGTGCTGGAATTTTACGTAAAAATTCTATTTCAGTGCTTGATGCTAGAAATTTACCAGTTAGCATTGATATTACTGTGCAATACCGTTTAAATCCAGAAAATGCCCCTCAAACTATTGCCTCTTGGGGTCTTAGCTGGGAGAGCAAGATAGTTGATCCTGTCGTTCGTGACGTAGTTCGCAGTATCGCTGGTAAATATACAGCAGAAGAGCTTCCAACAAAGAGAAACGATCTAGCAAGACAAATCGATGATGGCATAAGAAAAGACATCGACTCTCAGCCAAATAAGCCAGTTGAGCTTTTAACAGTGCAGCTTCGTGAGATCATCTTGCCTTCAAAGGTAAAAGAGCAGATCGAGCGCGTCCAAATCGCTAAACAAGAAGCTGAAAGAACAAAATACGAAGTAGAAAGAGCAAATCAAGAAGCCTTAAAACAAGCCGCACTTGCAGAAGGTACCGCTAAAGCTGCGATCATTGAAGCAAAAGGTAAGGCTGATGCCATTAAAATCGAGGCTGACGCAACTGCGTATGCAAACAAAGAGGTTGCAAAAAGCGTCGATCAAAATTTACTAAATTTAAAGCAGATCGAGACGCAAAACAAATTTAACGAAGCTCTAAAAGAAAACAAAGATGCTAAAATTTTCTTAACACCCGGTGGAGCTGTGCCAAATATCTGGCTAGACGCAAAAGATAGAGCAAAAGCTAGCTCAGTAAGCGAGAGATAA
- the hisIE gene encoding bifunctional phosphoribosyl-AMP cyclohydrolase/phosphoribosyl-ATP diphosphatase HisIE, whose amino-acid sequence MNSVTKSIDWQKVGGLLPVVVCDHATNEVLMLAYMNEEALNLSLSSRYAHYFSRTKNRIWKKGEESGNTQEIKAAFLDCDNDTLLLKVIQNGSAACHTGARSCFFNEINLHDGKILDTKVEVKKINYGVLDELYHVIEDRKLNANPETSYVASLFKKGENQILKKVGEEAGEFIMAAKDLSFAENSKQNEQKAKDDLIYEAADLCFHALVALSAHNIHPDTVKNELARRFGMSGIEEKRSRDVK is encoded by the coding sequence ATGAATAGCGTAACAAAAAGTATAGACTGGCAAAAGGTTGGCGGATTGCTTCCAGTAGTGGTTTGCGATCATGCCACAAATGAAGTTTTAATGCTTGCTTATATGAACGAAGAAGCATTAAATTTAAGTCTATCTAGCCGTTACGCTCACTATTTTTCACGCACTAAAAATAGAATTTGGAAAAAAGGCGAAGAAAGTGGCAACACTCAGGAGATAAAGGCTGCTTTTTTAGACTGCGATAACGATACTTTACTTTTAAAAGTGATTCAAAACGGAAGCGCTGCTTGTCACACTGGAGCAAGGTCATGCTTTTTTAATGAAATAAATTTACATGATGGCAAAATTTTAGATACAAAAGTTGAAGTCAAAAAAATAAATTATGGTGTGCTTGATGAGCTTTACCATGTGATAGAAGATAGAAAGCTAAATGCTAACCCTGAAACTTCATATGTAGCAAGTCTTTTTAAAAAAGGTGAAAATCAAATTTTAAAGAAAGTTGGCGAAGAGGCTGGCGAATTTATAATGGCCGCAAAGGATCTTAGTTTCGCAGAAAACTCAAAGCAAAATGAGCAAAAAGCAAAAGATGATCTGATCTATGAAGCAGCCGACCTTTGCTTTCATGCACTTGTAGCACTTTCAGCCCATAATATCCATCCAGACACTGTAAAAAACGAACTTGCAAGGCGTTTTGGTATGAGCGGCATTGAAGAGAAAAGATCGCGAGATGTTAAATAG
- a CDS encoding DUF748 domain-containing protein — MNKNKKIALISGISLVSLLLIYTLLGFFGVPYAIKNIAPKYLKDYNATLFVESAKFNPFTFELNATNAELNTTSPLFSTKQIDVKLKPFSIFKKLVEVDVFRLQEPNVKILRDKNSKFNFSNFISDDNATTEDNSTSSINFALNNAKIIKGTFSYSDQNLTNPFNVNFDDINYELSSLNTKKNSAGSHIFDSNSTLAHKIDLNGDIKLNPLKIEGNISIKDFSIDPVAISFIDKDTLNLKNAVINLGINYTLIADENATNINLKDSFLNIKSLNIDEGKNELSLGELELPKFDLSSKIADKIDAKLDLNTINLSDVSFKNVITASLKSLNLNDISLLANLNEKSELNATAALNSINANTLKIDETSKNLVNLKDINASNLNANLANNKTALTLEKIAFDDINAPLSKNANANVAGTKISNISFTQDTNKSLATLDELSINGINLKAKNKEILNIADVLTKTIKFDILNMALSAENIDVNRTKFNSELNGSGLSAINQLGLGEKEPAKTANHSTKTKKENTSVSKSKENEFKFDIKNINVNNASIALTHLFEGEKIAHKFDNLFVKIANLSSDFSKPFDAKVDMKSSQKLNLDLTSKIKLEPLDITAKIKLEDKNLPKYFAYAKPFLEADLSSGEMSANAELHYAKDIKADAKLSVKDIRLDDKNKEKLIAFKSLDVDKISLFKDNLEITGVALNSPFIKAHLSKEREFNLSKIVKEDKSKAQSEQKAESKKVASKKDDELNFSIKNFSLNNGEVDFSDASLFMPFATKISNLNGKLTDIDKKRPSSGEFKGVVGKNGFSQITAKLFPFELKQNTDIKLDFKDIDLIDITPYSGQFLGYKIKKGKLNLNLNYSVVDSKLNGSNLINFDTLTLGEKVDSKDAVNLPLSLAISILSDQNNQINIDLPVEGNLDDPDFKYGGVIWAAVKKLFADITLAPFRFLGNALGLGSKDLSSIDFLAGSSELISSEAPKIADFIKLTTAKPMMKLSITPTYSEIDVLYFKEKRLDQKINQIIASSGKDYITVLNSLVPNAKDKSDKALREEAIKIIEVDKEKLVELANERANTVKEALIKAGLEAGRINVNDVTNSEPKQNTYTSVLMGVAN, encoded by the coding sequence ATGAATAAAAATAAAAAAATAGCCCTAATTTCAGGTATAAGTTTAGTTTCACTTTTGCTTATTTACACGCTTCTTGGCTTTTTTGGTGTTCCTTATGCTATCAAAAATATTGCTCCAAAGTATCTAAAAGACTACAATGCAACGCTTTTTGTGGAAAGTGCTAAATTTAATCCTTTTACCTTTGAGCTAAATGCTACAAATGCTGAACTAAACACTACTTCGCCACTTTTTAGCACAAAGCAAATCGACGTCAAGCTAAAGCCATTTTCTATCTTTAAAAAATTAGTTGAAGTTGATGTTTTCAGGCTTCAAGAGCCAAATGTCAAAATTTTACGAGATAAAAATTCAAAATTTAACTTTAGTAATTTTATAAGCGACGATAACGCAACTACCGAAGATAACAGTACTAGCTCTATAAATTTTGCCCTAAATAACGCAAAAATCATCAAAGGCACATTTTCATATAGCGATCAAAATTTAACAAATCCATTTAACGTAAATTTTGATGATATAAACTACGAGCTAAGCTCGCTAAATACGAAGAAAAATAGCGCAGGCAGCCATATTTTTGACTCAAACTCGACTCTAGCTCACAAGATCGATCTAAATGGCGATATCAAGCTAAATCCACTAAAAATCGAGGGCAATATCAGCATAAAGGATTTTAGTATCGATCCAGTCGCGATTAGCTTTATCGATAAAGACACACTAAATCTTAAAAATGCGGTCATAAATTTAGGAATAAATTACACTTTAATTGCCGACGAGAACGCTACAAATATAAATTTAAAGGATAGCTTTTTAAATATAAAATCACTAAACATAGATGAGGGCAAAAACGAACTAAGTCTTGGTGAGCTAGAGCTTCCAAAATTTGATCTATCAAGTAAGATAGCAGACAAGATAGATGCTAAATTAGATCTAAATACCATAAATTTAAGCGATGTATCATTTAAAAATGTAATAACAGCAAGCTTAAAATCACTAAATTTAAACGATATTTCGCTTTTAGCAAATTTAAATGAAAAAAGTGAGCTAAATGCAACAGCTGCACTAAATAGCATAAATGCAAATACCCTAAAAATAGACGAAACCAGTAAAAATTTAGTAAATCTAAAAGATATAAATGCCTCAAATCTAAATGCAAATTTAGCAAATAACAAAACAGCTCTAACACTTGAAAAAATAGCGTTTGATGACATCAATGCCCCGCTTAGTAAAAATGCGAATGCAAATGTGGCAGGGACTAAAATCTCAAATATTAGCTTCACTCAAGATACCAATAAAAGCCTTGCAACTCTTGATGAGCTTAGTATAAATGGCATAAATTTAAAGGCAAAAAATAAAGAAATTTTAAATATCGCTGATGTGCTTACAAAAACGATCAAATTTGATATTTTAAATATGGCTTTGAGTGCCGAGAATATCGATGTAAATAGAACAAAATTTAACTCAGAGTTAAATGGTAGCGGCTTAAGCGCGATAAACCAGCTTGGACTTGGTGAGAAAGAGCCAGCAAAAACAGCCAATCATAGCACTAAAACCAAAAAAGAGAATACATCAGTTTCAAAAAGCAAAGAAAATGAGTTTAAATTTGATATAAAAAATATCAATGTAAATAATGCTAGTATCGCTTTGACGCATCTTTTTGAAGGCGAGAAAATCGCTCATAAATTTGATAATTTGTTTGTAAAAATAGCAAATTTAAGTAGCGATTTTAGTAAGCCATTTGACGCAAAAGTGGATATGAAAAGCTCACAAAAGCTAAATTTAGACCTAACCTCAAAGATCAAACTTGAACCTCTTGATATAACTGCTAAAATCAAACTTGAAGATAAAAATTTGCCAAAATATTTTGCCTACGCAAAGCCATTTTTAGAGGCAGATCTTTCAAGTGGAGAGATGAGTGCAAACGCCGAGCTTCACTATGCAAAAGATATAAAAGCAGATGCAAAACTTAGTGTAAAAGATATTAGATTAGATGATAAAAATAAAGAAAAGCTAATCGCATTTAAAAGTTTAGATGTAGATAAAATTTCACTTTTTAAAGATAATCTTGAAATTACTGGAGTTGCTCTAAATTCGCCATTTATCAAGGCTCATCTAAGCAAAGAGCGTGAATTTAATCTAAGCAAAATCGTAAAAGAAGATAAAAGCAAAGCCCAAAGTGAGCAAAAAGCTGAGAGCAAAAAGGTAGCTAGTAAAAAAGATGACGAGCTAAATTTTAGTATCAAAAATTTCTCACTTAACAACGGCGAGGTTGATTTTTCAGATGCGTCACTATTTATGCCATTTGCTACGAAAATTTCAAATCTAAATGGCAAGCTAACTGACATCGATAAAAAACGTCCAAGTTCGGGTGAGTTTAAAGGCGTAGTTGGCAAAAATGGCTTCTCTCAGATTACAGCAAAACTATTTCCTTTTGAGTTAAAGCAAAATACCGATATTAAGCTTGATTTTAAAGATATCGATCTAATCGACATAACGCCATATAGTGGGCAATTTTTGGGCTATAAAATAAAAAAAGGTAAGTTAAATTTAAATCTAAATTATAGCGTTGTTGATTCAAAACTAAACGGCTCAAATCTTATAAATTTTGACACACTCACACTTGGAGAAAAGGTTGATTCAAAAGATGCTGTAAATTTACCACTTTCGCTTGCTATATCGATATTAAGCGATCAAAATAATCAAATAAATATCGACCTGCCAGTTGAAGGAAATTTAGACGACCCTGACTTTAAATATGGCGGTGTCATTTGGGCTGCTGTTAAAAAGCTCTTTGCTGATATCACGTTAGCTCCGTTTAGATTTTTAGGTAATGCTCTAGGGCTTGGCAGCAAGGATCTTAGTTCTATTGATTTTCTTGCTGGAAGTAGCGAGCTAATAAGCTCAGAAGCACCAAAAATAGCTGATTTTATAAAATTAACTACTGCAAAGCCTATGATGAAACTTAGCATCACACCTACTTACTCCGAGATAGATGTGCTCTACTTTAAAGAAAAAAGGCTTGATCAAAAGATAAATCAAATAATCGCCTCAAGTGGTAAAGATTATATTACTGTGCTAAATTCTCTCGTTCCAAACGCTAAAGATAAAAGCGATAAAGCCTTAAGAGAAGAGGCAATAAAAATCATCGAAGTGGATAAGGAAAAGCTAGTTGAGCTTGCAAATGAGCGTGCAAATACAGTAAAAGAAGCGCTCATCAAGGCTGGACTTGAGGCTGGCCGCATAAATGTAAATGATGTAACAAACTCAGAGCCTAAGCAAAATACCTACACAAGCGTGCTTATGGGAGTGGCGAACTAA
- a CDS encoding tautomerase family protein, protein MPYVNIKIAGPEPTKEQKDQVFKEVTETLVRVLGKKKEAVMIFIETHDASNIGVGGESVEDKRKVIK, encoded by the coding sequence ATGCCTTATGTTAATATCAAAATAGCAGGCCCAGAGCCGACAAAAGAGCAAAAAGATCAAGTTTTTAAAGAGGTGACTGAGACGCTTGTAAGAGTACTTGGCAAGAAAAAAGAGGCGGTTATGATCTTCATAGAAACTCATGATGCTAGCAACATCGGCGTAGGTGGCGAAAGTGTAGAAGATAAGAGAAAGGTGATAAAATGA